In Helianthus annuus cultivar XRQ/B chromosome 9, HanXRQr2.0-SUNRISE, whole genome shotgun sequence, the following are encoded in one genomic region:
- the LOC110875305 gene encoding disease resistance protein RPV1-like — MVRGWVFFTGGPDGCLFVDSELLIHLHTDLEHCGLFDFGYAGIITYKDDETIQKGETISEQLIRSIQDSRFYIIVFSKNYVSSSWCLNELVEIMKCQKAAEQTAYPIFFDVEPREVRHQSGAVGEAFAKHVRGSWDSVLPLDCLFSVVASCCNESSAALLTVDMENVDDVGRWRNAMKEAAGLDGLELKNTFNGHEAKFIQQIVEEVSLKLHFFNPIVDGKLVGLETRIWGIGGGGKTTLARAVFDCVSIWFEAKCFVENVREGSEGSGLKELQKRVLQCGLNDKSIEVESVYNGKSWMKRMMGSRKVLLVLDDVDHIDQLEALAGEPTWFKPGSRIIITTRNKQVLKAHQVNFIHQLYFIHDVNLLSHEEAICLFSRYAFGRDIPNQGYEELSRMVVRYANGLPLTIKVLGSHLCSRSEHEWVDAIKRLETIPLKETLDKLELSYIGLENDEKEIFLDIACILKYATKKKAIRILKSCGYHAEIGLSVLEQKSLITISKVDYYGEDAVEMLFMHDHLEELGRNIVRRLHPHEPKRHSRLWVKKEIEDILVNESGTEETKCIKLKIRVLDPVVIMKGLRKMKELRLLYIFTLFRTYEVDEVSKYLPDALESLYWREYPFCCLPNTFKANKLVNLEMAQSNISELWKGGERKVLKKLKFLDFSGSKLTTFDLTVTPHLEELNLGRCNHLYEVHMPVECPSLKFLNLYRSKVSNINLWMTPHLEHLNLGGCGDFVELQLPVECSNLKFLHLGGSKLSNLNLGMTPYLEHLDLGECFDFVELQIPVECLNLKILDLSGSKVTNLNLGMTPHLEKLNLGECANFVELHVPVECPNLKILDLSHSKVTNLNLGNTPHLEYLNLQKCSDFVELHMPVECPNLKILDLHCSKVTNLNLGMTPYLEHLDLRECSDFVELHVPDECPNLKILNLSLSKVTNLNLGMTPYLECLDLRECSEFVELQMPVECPNLKILELHLSKVTNLNLGMTPYLEHLDVRECFDFVELYMPVECPNLKILLLKLSKVTNLNLRMTPYLEYLDLRECSDFVELHMPIACPNLKILNLCGSKEGNLNLGMTPNLERLNLDACNEFELHMPLNVQSSYTLKSGVLSLDHHSNFESFQVGDRYRSSMFYSAATSYITTQCIRICPVHPNNKLPKFGFECETDEPGSSWMGNHEKLIYSSLCPCKYLENWSATICGLPHLRGLSLEGNIHGDVWRLESLQKLSLRFMEIRHLPDSICMLKHLKSLVIGHCWDIEQLPENICRLECLEELDLASCVSLRDIPNNICKIKCLKYLRLLRSDKIEKLPEKLGCLECLEKLELIKCKSLLDIPNNICKMKCLKRLDVSGWDKVEKLPEELGCLECLKELNINAAGISCLPQSIYQLKGLRISGSREQLESCGFTPFTELSN, encoded by the exons ATGGTGAGGGGGTGGGTTTTTTTTACCGGTGGTCCCGATGGCTGTTTGTTTGTTGATTCGGAATTGTTAATTCATCTGCACACTGATCTGGAACATTGTGG GCTTTTTGATTTTGGGTATGCTG GTATTATAACTTACAAAGATGATGAAACAATCCAGAAAGGGGAAACCATCAGTGAGCAGCTCATCAGATCCATACAGGACTCAAGGTTTTACATAATTGTGTTCTCCAAGAACTACGTGTCTTCATCATGGTGCTTGAATGAGCTTGTAGAGATTATGAAGTGCCAGAAGGCAGCCGAGCAGACTGCTTACCCGATTTTCTTTGATGTGGAGCCCAGGGAAGTGCGCCACCAAAGTGGGGCAGTTGGAGAAGCCTTTGCAAAACATGTAAGAGGTAGTTGGGACTCTGTTCTACCTCTGGACTGTCTTTTTTCTGTTGTGGCATCTTGCTGCAACGAATCTTCTGCTGCTTTGTTGACCGTAGATATG GAAAATGTAGATGATGTTGGAAGGTGGAGAAATGCTATGAAAGAAGCAGCCGGGCTGGATGGACTGGAGTTGAAGAACACTTTTAATGG ACATGAAGCAAAATTCATCCAACAAATTGTTGAAGAGGTTTCGCTTAAGCTACATTTCTTTAATCCAATAGTTGATGGGAAGTTAGTAGGCCTGGAGACCCGG ATCTGGGGGATAGGAGGTGGTGGTAAGACGACTTTGGCAAGAGCTGTTTTTGATTGTGTATCCATTTGGTTTGAAGCTAAATGTTTCGTTGAGAATGTCAGGGAAGGCTCAGAAGGCTCTGGTTTGAAGGAGTTACAGAAAAGGGTCCTTCAATGTGGGTTAAATGATAAAAGCATTGAGGTAGAAAGTGTTTATAATGGGAAAAGTTGGATGAAAAGGATGATGGGCAGTAGAAAGGTTTTGCTTGTTCTAGATGACGTGGATCATATAGACCAACTTGAAGCGTTAGCTGGTGAGCCTACTTGGTTTAAGCCAGGAAGTAGAATCATCATTACAACAAGGAATAAGCAAGTGTTGAAGGCACACCAAGTGAACTTTATTCACCAACTGTACTTTATTCATGACGTCAACCTGTTATCACATGAGGAAGCAATTTGCCTCTTCAGTAGGTATGCATTTGGGAGAGATATTCCGAATCAAGGGTATGAAGAGCTATCCAGGATGGTTGTACGTTATGCTAATGGTCTTCCCTTGAcaatcaaagttttgggttcacATCTTTGCAGTAGAAGTGAGCATGAATGGGTAGACGCCATAAAAAGACTAGAAACAATTCCGTTGAAGGAAACTTTGGATAAACTGGAACTAAGCTATATTGGTCTTGAGAATGATGAAAAAGAAATATTTCTGGATATTGCTTGCATACTTAAATATGCCACGAAGAAAAAAGCAATCAGAATACTTAAAAGTTGTGGATATCATGCTGAGATTGGTCTAAGTGTTCTTGAACAAAAATCCTTGATAACCATATCTAAGGTTGACTACTATGGTGAAGATGCTGTTGAGATGTTGTTCATGCATGATCATCTAGAAGAATTGGGCAGGAATATTGTTCGGCGATTGCACCCTCATGAGCCTAAGAGACATAGTCGATTATGGGTTAAAAAGGAAATTGAAGATATACTGGTTAATGAATCG GGTACTGAAGAAACAAAATGTATAAAACTCAAGATCAGAGTTCTTGATCCAGTAGTTATTATGAAAGGTCTTAGAAAGATGAAGGAACTTAGATTGCTTTACATATTTACTTTGTTTAGAACATATGAAGTTGATGAAGTTAGCAAATACTTACCAGATGCTTTAGAATCTCTTTATTGGCGTGAATATCCTTTTTGTTGTTTACCTAACACATTTAAAGCAAATAAGCTCGTTAACCTTGAAATGGCTCAGAGCAATATCTCTGAACTTTGGAAGGGAGGAGAAAGAAAG GTTCTTAAAAAGCTTAAATTCCTTGACTTCTCTGGTTCAAAGTTGACAACCTTTGACCTTACGGTTACTCCACATCTTGAGGAGTTAAATCTTGGACGATGTAATCACCTTTATGAAGTCCACATGCCCGTTGAATGTCCGAGCCTCAAATTCCTCAACCTATATCGTTCTAAGGTGAGTAATATTAACCTTTGGATGACTCCACATCTTGAGCATTTAAATCTTGGAGGATGTGGTGACTTTGTAGAACTCCAGTTGCCGGTTGAATGTTCGAACCTTAAATTCCTCCACCTCGGTGGTTCTAAGCTGAGTAACCTTAACCTTGGGATGACTCCATATCTTGAGCATTTAGATCTCGGAGAGTGTTTTGACTTTGTAGAACTACAAATTCCGGTTGAATGTCTTAACCTCAAAATCCTGGATCTCAGTGGTTCTAAGGTGACTAACCTTAACCTTGGGATGACTCCACATCTTGAGAAGTTAAATCTTGGAGAATGTGCTAACTTTGTAGAACTCCACGTGCCCGTTGAATGTCCGAACCTCAAAATCCTTGATCTCAGTCATTCTAAGGTGACTAACCTTAACCTTGGGAATACTCCACATCTCGAGTATTTAAATCTCCAAAAATGTTCTGACTTTGTAGAACTCCACATGCCCGTTGAATGTCCGAACCTCAAAATCCTCGATCTCCATTGTTCTAAGGTGACTAACCTTAACCTTGGGATGACTCCATACCTGGAGCATTTAGATCTAAGAGAATGTTCTGACTTTGTAGAACTCCACGTGCCCGATGAATGTCCGAACCTCAAAATCCTCAATCTCAGTCTATCTAAGGTGACTAACCTTAACCTTGGGATGACTCCTTATCTTGAGTGTTTAGATCTAAGAGAATGTTCTGAATTTGTAGAACTACAAATGCCGGTTGAATGTCCGAACCTCAAAATCCTCGAGCTCCATCTTTCTAAGGTGACTAACCTTAACCTTGGGATGACTCCATATCTGGAGCATTTAGATGTAAGAGAATGTTTTGACTTTGTAGAACTCTACATGCCCGTTGAATGTCCGAACCTCAAAATCCTCCTTCTCAAGCTATCTAAGGTGACTAACCTTAACCTCAGGATGACTCCATATCTTGAGTATTTAGATCTAAGAGAATGTTCTGACTTTGTAGAACTCCACATGCCCATTGCATGTCCGAACCTCAAAATCCTAAACCTCTGTGGTTCTAAGGAGGGTAACCTAAACCTCGGGATGACTCCAAATCTTGAGAGATTAAATCTTGATGCATGTAATGAGTTCGAACTCCACATGCCTCTGAATGTCCAAAGCTCATATACCTTAAAATCAGGGGTTCTAAG CTTAGACCATCACTCAAATTTTGAAAGTTTTCAGGTTGGGGATCGGTACAGATCAAGTATGTTTTATTCTGCAGCTACATCATATATAACAACACAGTGTATACGTATATGCCCAGTGCACCCTAACAATAAATTGCCAAAGTTTGGGTTTGAATGTGAAACAGATGAACCTGGATCCTCATGGATGGGAAATCATGAGAAGCTTATTTATTCTAGTCTATGCCCTTGCAAATACCTTGAGAATTGGTCTGCAACTATTTGTGGTTTACCACATTTAAGAGGGCTTTCACTTGAAGGCAATATTCATGGGGATGTATGGCGGTTAGAAAGTCTACAGAAGCTTTCTTTGAGGTTCATGGAGATTCGGCATCTTCCGGATAGCATTTGTATGTTGAAACATCTGAAATCACTTGTAATTGGTCATTGCTGGGATATTGAGCAGTTACCAGAAAATATATGCAGATTAGAGTGTTTAGAAGAGTTAGACCTGGCTAGTTGTGTATCCTTACGAGACATCCCAAACAACATATGTAAGATTAAATGTTTAAAATACTTAAGGCTCCTTCGTTCTGATAAAATTGAGAAATTGCCCGAGAAACTTGGATGTTTAGAATGTTTAGAGAAGTTAGAGCTAATAAAGTGTAAATCTTTACTAGATATCCCAAACAACATATGTAAGATGAAATGCTTAAAACGTTTAGATGTCTCCGGTTGGGATAAAGTTGAGAAATTGCCAGAGGAACTTGGGTGTTTAGAATGTTTGAAAGAGTTAAATATAAATGCTGCGGGGATAAGTTGTCTTCCACAGAGCATTTATCAATTGAAAGGCCTGCGTATTAGTGGGTCTAGAGAGCAGCTTGAGTCGTGTGGTTTTACACCCTTCACAGAATTATCAAATTAG